A part of Miscanthus floridulus cultivar M001 chromosome 6, ASM1932011v1, whole genome shotgun sequence genomic DNA contains:
- the LOC136456014 gene encoding uncharacterized protein isoform X1, which produces MVQLDDALQTGSVKKYGGLSLSSEDVGSSSCSYRLQVGSITSADKNNKNFVISITVMEAEVGRQNSTHFARYCCCFCYKQHVLLKCRFLFLYQVIYVNFFCEGFEFIMQCASFLQLN; this is translated from the exons ATGGTCCAGTTAGATGATGCTCTGCAG ACTGGAAGTGTCAAGAAGTATGGTGGACTGAGTTTATCATCTGAAGATGTTGGGTCAAGTTCTTGCAGTTACAG GCTTCAGGTAGGGAGCATTACTAGTGCTGATAAGAACAATAAGAATTTTGTTATCAGCATTACAGTGATGGAGGCTGAGGTGGGCAGGCAGAACTCTACTCATTTTGCAAGGTATTGTTGTTGCTTTTGCTACAAACAACATGTACTTTTGAAATGCAGATTTTTATTTCTTTATCAAGTTATATATGTTAACTTCTTCTGTGAAGGCTTCGAATTCATAATGCAGTGTGCATCTTTCCTTCAGTTAAACTGA
- the LOC136456014 gene encoding uncharacterized protein isoform X2 — translation MVQLDDALQTGSVKKYGGLSLSSEDVGSSSCSYRLQVGSITSADKNNKNFVISITVMEAEVGRQNSTHFARLSSSTIGKKK, via the exons ATGGTCCAGTTAGATGATGCTCTGCAG ACTGGAAGTGTCAAGAAGTATGGTGGACTGAGTTTATCATCTGAAGATGTTGGGTCAAGTTCTTGCAGTTACAG GCTTCAGGTAGGGAGCATTACTAGTGCTGATAAGAACAATAAGAATTTTGTTATCAGCATTACAGTGATGGAGGCTGAGGTGGGCAGGCAGAACTCTACTCATTTTGCAAG GTTGTCATCGAGTACCATAGGAAAAAAAAAGTAA